AGTTTTTGCTGAATCAACCGAAGGGGCCTGGTTATCGTGTTGGATATCAATACCGCCACCACAGTCCCCAGAATAATTAAAAACACATAAATATTTACCATCACCATGATGATTGTATAGATTTCTTTCTGAAGCGCCTGTTGTCTGGTAAAATAGGGTATATTCAAATAGGCCAGCAACTGATTGCGGTCATTATAAAAAGGAACATAGGCAGAATGATATTTCATATTCCCAATCACCTCATCGTGTATGAACCGGGGTAGTTTGTCATCCGATAATTTATTGTAAGCAACCGGATTCATCCGCCGGCTTATCAAATTCTTGTCAAAAATCTGCGGCCGGGAAGTGGATAGCAATTGCCCTTCGAGGTTGTATAAATTCATATCCACATAAAACACATTCGAAAATTTGGTCAGCAGATCGTTGAGATAACCACTGTATTCCTGGGTAAGGGTATCTTCAGTGCCCAGTTCGTTTTCCATTTCAACAATCAGCGATTCCATTTTTTCACTTATGTTTTCTTTCTGTTGTTTCTGAAACTGTTGTGTTGTATAATAAACCGTGCCAGTACCAACGGCTATCATAGAAAGTATCAGAAGGAGCACCATGGAGAGCTTGATCTTATTCTTAAAATTGTAATGGAACTTGCTTATATTTTCGGGGAATCCGAAAATAAATATAAATAGCAGGGTGACCAGATAAAAGAAGGCAAAGATATAGGAAAACTGGGCCAATAAATCAAGAAATCCCTTTAAAGGCTTGCTAATGACGATCACCGAACCTTCTCCCATATTATATATCAAGTGGCTGTAATCCTGATAATCCTTAAAAGTATATTCGCCGGCGGTTTCAAAGCGCGGGATCAGTTTCATGGGATAGGAATAATCGCCGGACCTTCGTATCAATTCGCTGTATTTATATTTGGCATAGGAATAATCCTGCAGCGGCCCGGGATCAGTAAGCTCTTTGGTGAGCAGAAGCTCAGGATATCCGAGGTGATCGCTGGTCAACTTGGAATCCAGAGAAATATACAAAGTAGATTCCTGGTATTGATCCCCTTCATGATACTTTATAATCCCTATATAGCTTATTCGGCCATTAAGGTTATCCAGGTAGTAAAAATTGCTGTTTCCAACAGAAATACCATCTTCATCAAGCATTTGATCGAAAAACGTGTAGCAATGATGCTGCTCGGTTCGGTTATCAAGAACAACGCTAAGCTGATCATTGGGTGCACAAACTGATACCTGGAGATCATACTTATTGAAATAACCGTCAAAATATTCGGTTCTCAGGTAATCGAATATCTTTCTCTCATTATCCAAATGACGTCTCATCCATTGAGCAATCCTGTTATCAGATGCAACTTGCTCTCCCCTTCTTTGCAATAACAATTCCCCAACCCGGTCTCGTTCACTCTCCAGATTAGCAACAAGCACCTTGCGCTTATTTCTCTCTTTAACCTCAGTATGATGATGAATAAACAACATGATAAAAACTACCGATATCAACATAAGTACGATTAAACGCGGATAATTGTAGCTGGTATTAAAAAAAACAATCAGAGCCACAAGGAGGTGTGTAACATAAAAAAACGCAATGGTGTACCATTGCAAAGATACTCCGTACTGATTAGCAATTGCCAAAGCCCCGAGGGACAATGGTAAAAATATCCACACAAATTCCTTATAATTGACAACCTTCCTTATCTTATCAATAAAATAATCAATCCAGAGAAAATAAATAAAAAACAAAATAAATAGGGTCAGTAACATCAAAAGACCGGAAAACTCCAGATCAAAGAAGCGGTGAAAATCAAAGGAAAAACTGGAGTTGAAGACCAATGAACGAAAAAGATACCAGATCAATCCAAAGAATGCGATATTTATTAATGAACATAGGAAAGAAATCCCTATGGCGGATAATTTTGAGTATTTTTTCATGCCGCCAACCGGTCTTAAATAACGGGTTGCCAGCCAGACAACAAACCAAAGGCAAACCAGGTGCAGCATAAGATCCCCCAAATTAGGAATAAGACCAGAAGAGGCATAAAATGAAGGATCAAAAATTTGCAATTGATAAAGGTTGTCAGGAAACTGGAAATGAACGGAAAAAAAACGTATCGCTCCCAGAAAAACAACAACCATTATAAAGAGCCAAAACCTTTTTGTATAGTCTATAGTTTGCCGTAACAGCCGACCGATAAACAAAAACAAAAAAACAAAAGCAGCGAGAAACAAAACAACCGACAGGTAATACATGAAAGAAGCTCCTCTTTCAAATTCCGAAGGGTAAAGCGAAAAAAGATATCGGCCCTCTCTGTCTTTTATGGCGATTCCCTGATCAGAATCTTTTATAATCTCTACATCCGCCGGAAGTGTAAAATCTTCCTGAAATGTGCTCTTCAAATAATGGTTTTCATAGGAGTAATTTTTTTTCAATAGTCCAATTCCCACCACCCGGAATGAATCGGTTTGCTCCTCGCGGATATAATACCAACCGTTTCCAAGTTGGCTCACACTGTGATCCCTGACAGAATCAAGGGAACTTACCGGTACTGTATTGGTATTCCAATATTGAAGCTGGTTTTCATAAAATACATAAAGTGCCAGACCCCTGGATTGAAACAGGTTTGAATAATTGGAAAAGAAAGAAGGTTCAAGTTCATCCGGGCCCAATTCAGAAATCTTACCGGTGATATTCGACACATGCTCGTCGATCAAGTCTTGCTTTGAATATAGTGTACCAACAAATGCTTCCTTATCAATTTCCTGTTTCTTATACTTATCAAAAGAGGCATTCATAAAGAGGCTGGCAGCAAAGCACAGCAAAAATAACCCCGAAAAAACCAGCAATCTGTACATTTTAAGAATCTATTTTATAACATTTGTTCATTCAATATCATAAGGAATATCATTGTCATCAATCAACCGCCATGATGATAGGGTTCGCCGTGGATAATTGTAAATGCCCGATATAGCTGCTCAGCAAAAACCACCCGTACAATCTGGTGGGAAAAAGTCATTTTTGAGAAAGACAGTTTCATATCCGCCTTTTCATAAAGCCCATCAGAAAATCCGTAAGCTCCGCCTATAACAAATGTCATAGTGCGGGTACCCGAGTTCATAAACTTCTGAATCCACTTTGCAAATTCCGTGGAATTCATTTGTTTTCCACGCTCATCCAAAAGTACAACAATGGAGTCACCGGGTAATGCTTTCAGTATCTTTTGCCCTTCTTTTTCCCTGATTTCCTTCTCAGAATATTTTTTGGATGCTTTGATGCTGCTGATCTCTTCAATATCAAAACGGATGTACTTATTAATTCTTTTATGGTATTCCCTCAAAGCGTCCGCTATATATTCCTCCTTATTTTTTCCGACTACCAGAACCTTAATCTTCATATAGACCAAATTTACAAAGAAAAGTATAAAATACTCCTGTCGGCGTCGTTATTTCAATGATGTGCGCATCAGATGCATAACCCACTTTTTTTTATAACACGTATAACAATGGTTCAATTTTTGCATTATTTAAGAATAAACTTAACATACCATGAATGTGTACACAAAAATAATACCTCTGCTTGTTATTTTTACTTTATTTTTTAACAAAGCGGTTACGGATACCGCGCAGGAAATCCCCAATGATATTGCCGTAGCTTTTAAAGTAGGCACAGCGAAAGAACTTGCCAGATTTTTTAACGATAACCTGGAACTTGCGGTGGATGAAAAAGAGGATATATATAGTAAATCCCAGGCAGAGCGAATCATGGACGATTTTTTTGTTAAACACCCCCCGAAAAATTTTAAATTTATCCACAAAGGGGGTAAAGAGGATGCTCAATATGCTATAGGAAGGCTTCAGACCTTTGAAGGAAATTTTAGGGTATACATGCTTTTAAAACCTCAAAAAGGCCAATTGCTTATCCATCAACTGCGTATTGAAAATGAAATTGAATAACAACCATCTCCAGAGCATACTTGAATTAGCCGTAAAAGAAGATATAGGTGACGGGGACCATTCCTCCCTGGCCTGTATTCCCAAAAGAAAACAGGGAACATCCCAGCTTCTTATAAAGGAAAAAGGTATTATCGCAGGTATAGACATTGCCCGCAGGGTTTTTGATATCATTGACCCGAATCTCCGGACCGAATTATACATCTCTGACGGAAACAAAGTAAACAAGGCGGATATTGCTTTCCAGGTTAAAGGAAAGGTTCGTTCCATTCTGCAGGCGGAAAGACCAGCTTTGAATTTCCTGCAGCGGATGAGCGGTATAGCCACCCAAACCAGACTGTATGCCGATAAGTTAAAAGACCTGAACACAAAGGTTCTGGATACAAGAAAGACCACTCCGGGCTTGCGTATTCTGGAAAAACAGGCTGTAGCCCTTGGTGGCGGGTCCAATCACCGCATGGGGCTCTATGATATGATCATGCTCAAAGACAACCACATTGATTTTGCAGGAAGCATTGATAAAGCCATCCGCAAGACTCTGAAATACCTGCACAAACAGGAAAAAAACCTTAAGATTGAAGTTGAAGTGAGAAACCTGGAGGAAGTCAGGGAAGTTATGCAAACAGGCGGGGTAGACAGGATCATGCTTGATAACTTTAATACGGAAGACACCAAAAGAGCTGTTGAACTGATCAACGGTATGTTTGAAACCGAATCCTCAGGAAACATTACATTGGAGAACATCCGGCAATATGCTGAATGTGGTGTGGATTATATCTCAGTTGGTGCCCTCACTCATCAGATCAAGAGCCTTGATATGAGCCTCAAAGCAATAGACTTTTAAACTTCAGGCTTTCGGAAGACCCTCCCCATTTGTTTGGCCACCTTTTCATCGATCCAAATTTCTTATTATTTTTAGCCGCAATATTATTATTAACAAAACTCAAACATCAGGAACATTAACTTCACCAGTATGGATATCGGAAAAAGAAACGAGGGTATTATAAATTTAATAAAGAGGAGATCCAAACGGATAAGCCTCCCGGGATTCTATAGTATTCCCCTTTATGAAGTAATCAAATTCTTCATAGATGGATTAAAAAACGGAGCATTGACTACCCGGGCATCCTCGGTGGCATTCAACTTTGTGCTGGCCATGTTCCCCGGCATCATTTTCCTTTTTACTCTTATTCCTTACATCCCGATAGATAATTTTCAAACGGAGCTTCTGAATGTCTTTCAAAACATCCTGCCCCAGAATGCTTTTAATCTTTTGAAATCTACCCTGGTGGATATTATAATGACCAAAAACTGGGGCCTTTTGTCTTTCGGTGCACTGGCCAGTTTGTTCTTTTCAATGAACGGCATCCACGCTCTGATAGACGCTTTTAATTCCACCCACCACTATATAGAAACCAGGAGTTGGATCACGCAGCGGTTGATATCACTTGGTCTTGTTTTCATCCTGGCTACCCTGATCACTTCTGCCACACTGCTGATCATATTAAGCCGGACAGTTTTAAATATGCTGGTTGAACAAAACATACTTGAATATGGTATAACCCTTTACCTGATACTAATCGGACAATGGGTTATCATCATTTTATTTCATCTTTTGGCCATATCGTTCATATATTATCTGGCACCGGCCAAAAGGCCTAACTGGAACTTTTTTTCACCCGGAGCCATATTCGCCACCTTTCTGACAATTATGGCTTCTGTAATCTTCTCATTATTCATCAATAATTTCGGCCAGCTTAACAAGCTGTACGGCTCCATTGGCACTTTGATGGTGGTACTGATTTGGACCTACTTCAATTCTCTGGCTTTAATACTTGGTTTCGAGCTCAATGCAAGCATCAGCAGTGCCAAAATCAAATCAAAATATTCATGAGATACAATTTATCACATATCAGAAGAGAATACGCCCAAAGATCGCTCTCTAAAAATGATGTGGACAAAAACCCCTTCAGACAACTGGAGCGCTGGCTCGATGAAGCAGTTCATGCAGAGGCATATGAGCCCACAGCCATGATCCTTTCCACATCCGATGCAAAGGGAAGGGTTACCTCCCGCACTGTACTGCTGAAAGAGATGAAAACAGAAGGACTGGTTTTTTATACCAATTACAATAGTTTAAAAGGCCGGCAGTTAAAGGAAAATCCGTTTGTTTCTGCCCTCTTTTACTGGGCTGAACTGGAAAGTCAGGTTCGGCTGGAGGGTGTAACAGAGAAAGTCCCTCCAGAAGAATCCGACCGTTATTTTGAATCCAGACCGGAAACCAGCAGGATCGGCACCTGGGCCTCGGATCAGAGCACCGAGATCCCCGACCGGAAATACCTGGAACAAAGGCAACAGGAATATTCAGAATATTTCCGCAACAAAAAGATCGAACGGCCTCCCCACTGGGGCGGTTATCTGATCAGGCCTACACGCTTTGAATTCTGGCAGGGCAGAGAAAACCGGCTGCACGACCGGATTGAATATTCACTGGAGGAGAAGAAGTGGGTGCTCAGAAGGCTGGCGCCATAAATTTCTTATAGGATACTTCGGGGATAGGAAGTTGCCGGATGCCCGAAGGTCTTTAACCTGCTGTAGCATTAATAAGTTATATACCTAATTTGAACAAGCCAAAACCAAACAGGATGCTTTCAAGGAATTTAATGTGTTTCCGTTTTGGTTTGTCCAAATTAGAAATCAATATATTGATCCATCTGATACCGGCTTAGCGGTTTTGAACCGCTTAGCCGGTGGTTTGCGTCAACTTTTTCTCAGNNNNNNNNNNNNNNNNNNNNNNNNNNNNNNNNNNNNNNNNNNNNNNNNNNNNNNNNNNNNNNNNNNNNNNNNNNNNNNNNNNNNNNNNNNNNNNNNNNNNNNNNNNNNNNNNNNNNNNNNNNNNNNNNNNNNNNNNNNNNNNNNNNNNNNNNNNNNNNNNNNNNNNNNNNNNNNNNNNNNNNNNNNNNNNNNNNNNNNNNNNNNNNNNNNNNNNNNNNNNNNNNNNNNNNNNNNNNNNNNNNNNNNNNNNNNNNNNNNNNNNNNNNNNNNNNNNNNNNNNNNNNNNNNNNNNNNNNNNNNNNNNNNNNNNNNNNNNNNNNNNNNNNNNNNNNNNNNNNNNNNNNNNNNNNNNNNNNNNNNNNNNNNNNNNNNNNNNNNNNNNNNNNNNNNNNNNNNNNNNNNNNNNNNNNNNNNNNNNNNNNNNNNNNNNNNNNNNNNNNNNNNNNNNNNNNNNNNNNNNNNNNNNNNNNNNNNNNNNNNNNNNNNNNNNNNNNNNNNNNNNNNNNNNNNNNNNNNNNNNNNNNNNNNNNNNNNNNNNNNNNNNNNNNNNNNNNNNNNNNNNNNNNNNNNNNNNNNNNNNNNNNNNNNNNNNNNNNNNNNNNNNNNNNNNNNNNNNNNNNNNNGTCGTCGGTCTGGGTGAATGTTTCCCCGGGATCAAAAATCTCACTAAGCACAGCCCGGAGGTGCTCTTCCAACTCAACCTTTATCTCATCATAGGCAACCTGCTTTTTGTTCATCTTAACCGACCAGTCAAAATCATCCTGGTAGATCCTGCGGAAGAAATAAAGGCCGGGAACGATCTTTTTTTGCGGACCATGCACTTCACTGTACATCCTTGAATAGATCAAAGCCTGCAGGGCCGCGTGATTGCCATACTCTTCAAACAATGAAGGCACATCCTTAAAGGATTGTTTGGGCTGTCCCGTTTTGTAATCAATAATGCGTATACCGGAACCGTTTTCATCCACCCGGTCGATATCCCCCTGGATCAATACATTTTTATCTTCTCCATCAACGGCAAATTCTACGGAAGTCTTCCAGGTTTCTTCCAGGGAAATGGGGATAAAAGGGGCAAATTTCTGCTCCACTTTCAAGAACTGTTTGATATACTGAAAAATGATGTCTTTGATCAACAAATTCTTACCCGAAAGATTGATCTTTTTATCCGCGGGGAAATCGCTGAAATATTCTTCTCTAAATGCCTCCATGATTCTGGCTTCAATAAGGTCGTCATTGCGCTCCAGTTTTTTCAGTTCTTCCGAAGTGATCCGGCTTTTATTCTGCCGGTAAGGCTCATAAAGCAGTTGAATGGCTTTATGAAGCAGGGATCCGAACAACGGCAGATCAACATTCTCCGTGACTTCCTCGGGTTCTTTCAAGCCTGCAATATACCTGTAATAAAACTGCAGGGAACAACGCAGATAGGTATTGATGGCGCTGGGAGAAAAGGATTTTTCGCCACCACTGATGGCATTATAATTTTCCAGCACATCAAGAATTTCCGCGGTCTTCGCCACCGTAACAGGCCTGGCTTCCGGTATGGTGATGCCTGAAACCACTGTTTTTTCCCTGATATCAAAATTTGTCTCAAACTTAAGCTGGTGCATAAAACGGCTCATCTCGCCCATCTTAATACCATCTGTTCCGGAATTGTAAACCAGTGTAATGTTTTTGGCGCGCTGAATCAGCCGGTAGAAATAATAGGCATAGATGGCATCGTTGTGTTCATAGGTGGGCAAACCAAATCCTTTTCTCAGACTAAATGGTATAAAAGAAGGGGTGGATTCGGCTTTTGGAAAAACACCCTCATTCATTGAAAGAATAAGAAGATTTTCAAAATCGAGTGTCCGGGTTTCCAGAAGGCCCATGACCTGGATCCCCGACAAAGGCTCACCCTGAAAGGGAATGGATTGGTTTTTAACCACCCTTTCCAGGATCCGAAGATAAGTGGCAGGTTTAACATTTGCCTGATGCTGCTGAAAGACTTCCTTCAAGCGCTTGATAGCAATATATACATAATAAATGCTTTCCAGCTCCATCCGGAGGGAGTAATCCTCCCCTTCATCCTGTTGTTTCAGCAAGGTATAAAACCTGTAATAATTATCCAGCAGATAATCGCTGAGGGATTCATAGGATTCAGGCAAGGCAAAAACCGCACGAAACAGGTTGTTGATCGTTAATTCCCCTGAAGGAATGTAGATTTTGTTGTGCTTGTGGATTTGCTCAATAAGCTTCTCTACCTCTTCATCCCTGATGATCCCAAGATATTGGTGATTCAGAACCGACAGCACATCATTGTAATAGAACTGAACCTCCCCGTTTTGTTGCTTTACGTTCTCCTGAAGGCGTATCAGCGTAAGCAGGAAACTGAATGCCGGCGTAGAATAAACGGGATATCCCATGGTCACGTTCACCTCACCCGGGGTTTCAGGCAAACTGTTCAGCACCGGCAGCAACAAATGCTCATCGGGCAGGACGATGGCCGTTTTATCCGGTGAATGGCTTTCTTTCTGAGGCATATCTGTCAACAGATCAGGCAGAATCTTGGCCTGGGAAATATCATAGGGGGTGTTGACAAACCGAATGTATTTATCCTGCTTCATTCCATCATAAACGCCCAGTTCTTCGCCGGGAAAATGTTCCATATTATGCTGAATAAAGCTTCCGGCTTCATGATCATTGAGATAAAAATGATCATAATCCCAGTAAAAAACAGCCTTCCCCTGTTGTTTCAGTTCTTTGAAAAGGCGGTGTTCAACCGGGGTAAGGGCATTAAAGCCAATAAAAATATACTTATCCTGTTCAGGTGTAAGCTTCTGTGAATTGATCCTGTCTGTGACCGACCGGTAGATCTTTCCTTCATAACCCTGCTTATGCTCATCCAGCAGCATATTAAACTGAAAATACACATTATAAAGCACCTGCCATATGCTGATGAAATCATTCTGTTCCTTCGAAAGCTGGCTTACATTCAGCGTATCCCAGAATCTTCTGATCGACTCAATCTGTTCTTCTGTCAGATAGGAAAAATGATCCTCCAGTGATTTTAACCGGGCCAGGTTCCGGAAAACATCACGGGGATCGGCCAGGTACTTGTCTATATCATCAAAGTCGCGCAACAACATCTCCCCCCAATGATAAAACTCATCAAAAGATTCCTGGCTCTGTTTCTCTTTTTTGAAAACCTGGTAGAGCATGAAAATCAGGGAAAGCTGATCGGCTTTCTGTAAACCGGAAAGATGCTGCATCAGGTCGCTTATAGTAAGCACTTCAGGCGACCATACC
This genomic window from Bacteroidales bacterium contains:
- the rlmH gene encoding 23S rRNA (pseudouridine(1915)-N(3))-methyltransferase RlmH, which encodes MKIKVLVVGKNKEEYIADALREYHKRINKYIRFDIEEISSIKASKKYSEKEIREKEGQKILKALPGDSIVVLLDERGKQMNSTEFAKWIQKFMNSGTRTMTFVIGGAYGFSDGLYEKADMKLSFSKMTFSHQIVRVVFAEQLYRAFTIIHGEPYHHGG
- a CDS encoding DUF4783 domain-containing protein codes for the protein MNVYTKIIPLLVIFTLFFNKAVTDTAQEIPNDIAVAFKVGTAKELARFFNDNLELAVDEKEDIYSKSQAERIMDDFFVKHPPKNFKFIHKGGKEDAQYAIGRLQTFEGNFRVYMLLKPQKGQLLIHQLRIENEIE
- the nadC gene encoding carboxylating nicotinate-nucleotide diphosphorylase, with amino-acid sequence MKLNNNHLQSILELAVKEDIGDGDHSSLACIPKRKQGTSQLLIKEKGIIAGIDIARRVFDIIDPNLRTELYISDGNKVNKADIAFQVKGKVRSILQAERPALNFLQRMSGIATQTRLYADKLKDLNTKVLDTRKTTPGLRILEKQAVALGGGSNHRMGLYDMIMLKDNHIDFAGSIDKAIRKTLKYLHKQEKNLKIEVEVRNLEEVREVMQTGGVDRIMLDNFNTEDTKRAVELINGMFETESSGNITLENIRQYAECGVDYISVGALTHQIKSLDMSLKAIDF
- a CDS encoding YihY/virulence factor BrkB family protein gives rise to the protein MDIGKRNEGIINLIKRRSKRISLPGFYSIPLYEVIKFFIDGLKNGALTTRASSVAFNFVLAMFPGIIFLFTLIPYIPIDNFQTELLNVFQNILPQNAFNLLKSTLVDIIMTKNWGLLSFGALASLFFSMNGIHALIDAFNSTHHYIETRSWITQRLISLGLVFILATLITSATLLIILSRTVLNMLVEQNILEYGITLYLILIGQWVIIILFHLLAISFIYYLAPAKRPNWNFFSPGAIFATFLTIMASVIFSLFINNFGQLNKLYGSIGTLMVVLIWTYFNSLALILGFELNASISSAKIKSKYS
- the pdxH gene encoding pyridoxamine 5'-phosphate oxidase; this encodes MRYNLSHIRREYAQRSLSKNDVDKNPFRQLERWLDEAVHAEAYEPTAMILSTSDAKGRVTSRTVLLKEMKTEGLVFYTNYNSLKGRQLKENPFVSALFYWAELESQVRLEGVTEKVPPEESDRYFESRPETSRIGTWASDQSTEIPDRKYLEQRQQEYSEYFRNKKIERPPHWGGYLIRPTRFEFWQGRENRLHDRIEYSLEEKKWVLRRLAP
- a CDS encoding PD-(D/E)XK nuclease family protein, producing MQYFLQEVARDVYKKYGNALSGICVVFPNQRPGLFFKRYLAGELKNPVWSPEVLTISDLMQHLSGLQKADQLSLIFMLYQVFKKEKQSQESFDEFYHWGEMLLRDFDDIDKYLADPRDVFRNLARLKSLEDHFSYLTEEQIESIRRFWDTLNVSQLSKEQNDFISIWQVLYNVYFQFNMLLDEHKQGYEGKIYRSVTDRINSQKLTPEQDKYIFIGFNALTPVEHRLFKELKQQGKAVFYWDYDHFYLNDHEAGSFIQHNMEHFPGEELGVYDGMKQDKYIRFVNTPYDISQAKILPDLLTDMPQKESHSPDKTAIVLPDEHLLLPVLNSLPETPGEVNVTMGYPVYSTPAFSFLLTLIRLQENVKQQNGEVQFYYNDVLSVLNHQYLGIIRDEEVEKLIEQIHKHNKIYIPSGELTINNLFRAVFALPESYESLSDYLLDNYYRFYTLLKQQDEGEDYSLRMELESIYYVYIAIKRLKEVFQQHQANVKPATYLRILERVVKNQSIPFQGEPLSGIQVMGLLETRTLDFENLLILSMNEGVFPKAESTPSFIPFSLRKGFGLPTYEHNDAIYAYYFYRLIQRAKNITLVYNSGTDGIKMGEMSRFMHQLKFETNFDIREKTVVSGITIPEARPVTVAKTAEILDVLENYNAISGGEKSFSPSAINTYLRCSLQFYYRYIAGLKEPEEVTENVDLPLFGSLLHKAIQLLYEPYRQNKSRITSEELKKLERNDDLIEARIMEAFREEYFSDFPADKKINLSGKNLLIKDIIFQYIKQFLKVEQKFAPFIPISLEETWKTSVEFAVDGEDKNVLIQGDIDRVDENGSGIRIIDYKTGQPKQSFKDVPSLFEEYGNHAALQALIYSRMYSEVHGPQKKIVPGLYFFRRIYQDDFDWSVKMNKKQVAYDEIKVELEEHLRAVLSEIFDPGETFTQTDD